Genomic DNA from Jonesia denitrificans DSM 20603:
CACGACACCTCAGCGACATCACAGGGTTTCCCACCACCACAGCCGAAGACCTCGTGGAAGCAACACAAGACGTTGGGTCCTTTGTGCAGGTATCAGGAACCTTGAAGAGGGTTGCGGTGAAACTCTCCAAGATCTGCAACGATCTGAGGTTACTGTCATCAGGGCCCCGGGCAGGACTGGGGGAAATCCACCTGCCACCTGTTCAAGCAGGTTCGTCAATCATGCCCGGCAAAGTGAATCCGGTGATCCCCGAAGTGGTCAACCAAGTTGCCTATGAAGTTGTCGGAAATGACGTCGCCATATCGATCGCTGCAGAAGCAGGACAGTTGCAACTCAACGCGTTTGAACCGTTGATCTTCCACAAACTGGACTCTGGGGTGCGGCATTTGTCCCAAGCATGTCGAACCCTCGCAGACCGGTGCGTTTCCGGGATCACCACTGACCGCGACGCCCTGCAACGCACTGTCGAGCACTCTATTGGCCTGGCCACTGCCCTTAACCCCCATCTTGGTTACGCCACAGCAACCTCAGTTGCAGCCGAAGCACTCGCTAGCGGACGCGGTGTCGCTGACATTGTCGTGGAGCGCCAACTCATGACACCAGAGGAGCTTGCCCTGGTTCTGAGCCCAGAACGACTAGCGAACCTCCGGCCCAAGATGGTTATTCCTGCGCAAGAGTCGCCGGAAACCCACCTGTCGCGATAGGCCCCCACGACTCGATCTCCACGACGATCACTGACTTCCCCTGGGTGACCATCGCCTCACGGTATTCCTGCCAGTTCGGGTGCTCGCCGCCAACCGCCCGGAAGTACTCCACCAGCACCTCAACCGAGTCAGGAAGATCGATGACGGTAGCGAGTCCATTGATTTGCACCCACGCATCATCAAAATCAGCGCCCAAAATACACAAGGACACCTGCGGGCGGCGGCGAATATTTGCCGCCTTTGCGCGGCTCGGGTACGTGGACACAAGAACCCGCCCACGGTCATCAACCCCATACACGACTGGGGACATCTGTAACCCGCCATCTTTGCGGTAGGTCGTGAGCACTGCACGTTTCTCACTGCGAAGAAACTCCAACAACCCTTCACGGTCAACCGCTGTATTTGTTGCAATCCGCCGCGCCATGGTGACTCCCGCTCTTTATGATCTGCGATGCTCTGGTTGCCTGCGCTGGCACCCCACCTGAGATACTAACGATGTGACTCAACCTCCCCAGCCTAACCCCGTCCACCCGCTGTCTCACCAAGCCCATGAACCCTTGGTCGCTCTCGTGCGCTCCGGTCTAGTGGAAAGTGTTCACTATGGTTCTTGGATCGCACTCGACTCCACGGGAGAAACGATCACCAGCGCTGGAGACCCTGACGCGCTCATCTACCCGCGTTCTGCGCTTAAACCCCTCCAAGCGTTCGCCCTCCTGACTGCCGGCTGGGACGGGACCCTCGAACAGGTCGCCTTAGCGTGTGCCAGCCATTCGGGAACAAGCCGCCACTGTGACGTGGTCACCTCAACTTTGCGCGACGCCCACCTCACAATTGATGCGCTTCGTAACACCCCAGACCTACCGCTTGGGCAGAACGAACGCACCGAGGCAATACGTGCCAGCGCCACCCCCACCTCTCTGGCCCAAAATTGCTCCGGCAAGCACGCAGCCATGCTTGCCACATGCGTTCACAACAGGTGGGACCTCGACAGCTACCTTGACCCCACACATCCTCTCCAACAGCACATCCGCACCACAATCGAATCATTCACAGGTGAACCGATCACCATCACATCGGTCGACGGATGCGGGGCCCCGCTGTTCGCTATGACCCTGCGCGCACTCGCACACGCCTTCACAACTCTGGCGACCAAAGCACACACAGACTCACGGTCACCAGCTGCGAACATCATTACGGCCATGACCACTCACCCCACCCTTGTGGCAGGTCCAGGACGCGACGTCACAGACATGATGGTCGCCTTCCCAGGGCTTGTTACAAAAGACGGTGCAGAAGGAATTCACATTGCGGTTTTCCCAGACTCACGTGTTGCCGCACTCAAAATCGCAGACGGCACGAACAGAGGGCGCGTCACAGCTGCCCTCCACCTCCTTGGTGAACTGGGTGCACACGACCCGCAGCTGACCCTCGCCCACACCCCTGCCGTCCTCGGTGGGGGACAACCTGTTGGGCACACCTACATCATCCCAGCACGTGACACCACCACCACACGTCAGTAGGCTGCCACCATGAGACTACTCGCACGCGTCATCACCACAACCACACTCACAGGAATCGCAGCACTGCATGCCGCCTGGGCAACAGGCTCCGCATTTCCCTTTGCCACCCGCGAAGAACTCGCAGACACCGTAGTCGGGTCACCCGAATTCCCTGGTGCCAACGCATGCTGGACTGTGACAGCGCTCGCAGGAACAGGTGCGCTTCTTGTGGCAGTGCAACCACGAACCACGCTTGTGCGCCTTGCCCACCGTGGAGTGGCTGCCACCCTCCTTGCCCGCGCAATCATTGGCGGGCGAACCTCCACGCAACTCCTTGGCCTCCCAGAACCCAGCCGCGCGTTCCTTGACGCTGACAAGAAAATTTACCGGCCGCTGTGCCTCACACTGGGGGTTGGTGCGTGGGTGAGCGCTTCACCGGCCCGTCAGTGAGGGCACATCACCCGTCAGCACCGAGGTCGAGATCAGCGACCTCAAACGTATTACAGGCGTCAAAGGACCCGCGTTCGTAGCCGCGGGTAAACCACCTTTGGCGTTGGGTCGCACTGCCATGCGTGAACTGGTGGGGGTCCACTGAACTACCTGACGCTTCTTGAATGCGGTCATCACCAACAGCGGCGGCAGCATCAAGAGCGTCACGTAGTTGCGCATCGGTGATCGGTTCGAGAAAAGGGCGACCAGTATCTGGGTCCGGAGTCGTTGCAGCGGCACCCGCCCACATGCCTGCAAGGCAGTCCGCCATCAGTTCGACCCGCACAGAGTCCGAATCCGCACCAGAACCACCACGATCTGCGTCCCCCAACACCCCGGTGATGTGCTCAATATGGTGTCCCACCTCATGAGCGGTGATGTACATCTGCGCTAAAGGGCCGCCTGTCGTACCAAAATCAGTGCGCAACACCTCGTAAAAGGACACATCTATGTAGACAGTTTCGTCAGCAGGACAGTAAAAAGGACCGACCGCAGAGGTCGCAGATCCACAACCGGTGGACACAGAACCAGAAAAACTGACCGCCCTAGGCATGGTGTAGGCCACCCCTGTTTGGGTGTCTAGCGTGTCAGCCCAATATGCATCCAACGACTCCATGGTCCACCCGTAACGGCATTCATCATCCGCGTTGGCTCGATCCGCCGTGTCACACCCTGTGAGGTCACTGGATTGCGACTGAGTGCCTGTGCTTGTGGTGTCGAGCAACGACGCGAACTGAGTGAGGTCAACTCCAAACAACTGCGACAGCAACACCAGCGCGATGACGCCGACACCGCCACCGATCGCAGCTTTTCCACCTGAACGCCGCTGCACACGAGAGGAGTCGAAGTTCCCGCCTTCTTGGAATGTCATGCCGACAGAATACCGTCACCGGCACATCGGTGATGGGTCGTCCTCATCTAGTGCACCACGAGCATCAAGTGCGTCTGCAGTGTCGAGCGCGAACTTTGTTGCCCGCAACACGACAGGGAGGAATACCCGAGAAGGTGTTGGGGTAGCGCCGCGTGCTGTCACTGCACTGCGGGTTTGTGCAATGAGCTCCAACAGCACAGGGATCATCCGAAGTGTCAATGAGATGGTCAGTGCGACGATTGTGGCGGCGCGAACTCCAATGACGCGTGCCGATGCGCGGGTCACCAGGTCAGTGATGTCGGTTGTGCTGGTGGTGCGTGACACGACAGTTGCCACCATGACAACACCGATCAAACCAGCAGGCATCATGAACGCCAACATTGGGTTGCCTCGCCACACGTGATACCCGGCCATGGGACCAACAACGAACACAAGTGGCCATAAACCCATGAGCGTCCGCCAGGACAGTGCGGCACTGGCCCACAAGATGATGGCCACAACCAGCGCGCCGATGGCAATGGGAACCGTACGTACACAACCCACGACCAGACTGAACCCAATCACCACGAAGATTTTGGCTCCTGCGGGGAGACGATGAATGACACTGGTTCCGGGGCTGTAGGTGCCCACAAGTACAGGCGCAGCATCAAGTCGTTGATGGCGGGGAACTCGGCGTGGTGTGGTCATTGATCAGGCCATGGTTGCGAGAGCACCAGGTCATATGCGGCCAGTGCTTCATCGGGTGAGCCGTCTGCAATGACATGACCATGATCGATCACGATGACACGATCAGTGCTCCGTGCATGGTCAAGGTCATGGGTTGCGAAGATCACCTGTTGATCCACCGTGGCGAGAAGGTCGATGACGCGTCGACGCCACCGGGCATCCAGTCGGGTGGTTGGCTCATCACACACCACCACTCGCGGACCAGTAGCGAGCACTGACATGAGAGCGACAAGTTGTGCTTGCCCACTAGACAATGACGCAACAGCTTGATGCGGACTCAATCCAAGACCCCACTGGTCAAGAAGTGTCTGTGCGTGGGCTGGAACCTGCGATGACACATCATCGTGCCGCTTGCGGCGGCGCGCGATCCGCAATGACAACTCAAGGTCTTCGCCCACAGTGGGTGCAAGAATTTGTGTGTGCGGGTCAGGGAACGTGAACGCCACCTGTGCCCGCACCTTGCTGGCGTGATCGATGGTGTCATCACCATCAACTGTGACCGCGCCATAAGTGGGTCCAACGAGCCCGTTGACAAGCCGCAAGAACGTTGACTTTCCGCTCCCATTAGCTCCAACAACGGCCACACGTTGTTCTGTGATACTCAGCGTGGTGGGCGCAAGAAGTGTCCGTCCTTGCGCCTCCACACTGACATCAGTGAAAGAAATGGTCGCCATGGGGTGACGTTAGCGTAAGTCCCGTAACACGGGGAATGCGCGCAACACAGCTAAGGAGACAAGGACTGCAGCTGTGGTTTTGATGATGTCGCCAGGAATGAAAATGAGGTCAGCAGTTAAGGCGTCGAGGAAAGGCATTGGTACGCGCAGGTGCATCCCCACAATTCCGAGCGTGTGAATCGTGAGTAAAGAGATGAGTAAGCACACGGCAATAGTGGTTGCCGTGTGGAACACACGAAGACGGCGGGCGGTGTCAGGGGCAGCACGTTCAACGATTGCCCGGGTTGCTAGGAGTCGCCGGGTAGCCCACCCGATAGCGAACGCTGCGAGGGGGAAGGCAAGAAGGTAGCCCGCAGTGGGTCCCACAAATGGGGCAAGCCCCGAGTTCCCACCGGAGAAGACCGGTAATCCGGCGGCACCTAAGGCGAGGTACACCACTACAGCAGCGCTACCGCGGCGGGCGCCTAAGACAAGACCTGAGAGCATAACTCCAAAGGTTTGCAGTGTGATGGGGGCAGGGACACCTGCGATAGCGATTGCTGGTGCTAAAGCACAACCGACGATGATGGCTGCGAACGTTGCGACTAACGCAACGTCACGTGAGATGCGGGCACGTGGTGAACGGCGGGTACGCGGCGATGCAGGAGCCGCTACTGATTGTGTGGACAAGTTTTCCCCCTCAACGATGTGACGCAACACCACCATGGTGATGGTGTGACGTGAAGAAATACAACAGCCCTGACAGTAGTGGACCGGTAGAATCAAACACGTTTGTGTCTGGCATGAGGTTGCAGGGCACTGTTTGGAGAAAACCAACAAAGGACTGTGCGTGATTACTGCCACTGGTGTGGAGCTTCGGATCGGGGCACGAACCCTGTTACAACCCACAAGTTTTCGGGTCGGCCCCGGCGACAGAATCGGGTTAGTGGGGCGTAACGGCGCGGGCAAAACAACCCTCACCCGGGTGCTTGCCGGGGAAGGACAAGCCACAGATGGGTCAGTGTCCCGCAGTGGGGTGATTGGATACCTTCCACAAGACCCGCGTCCGTCTGACCCCACAACAAGCGCGAAAGACCACATTCTTTCCATCCGTGACTTGCATAATCTTGCTGCGTTGATGGCGAAAATAGAAGAGCAAATGGCGTCATCTGATCCGAAGGTGATGGCTAAAGCACTGGATCGCTATCCGAAAGTGGAAGCACGCTTTCTTGCGGCGGGTGGTTATGCCGCGCAGAGCGAAGCACTACGCATTGCGGCGAACTTGGGGTTGGACAACACGCTCTTGAACCATGGGCTGGGGGAGTTGTCCGGTGGTCAACGCAGACGGGTGGAACTTGCCCGCATTTTGTTCTCTGGTGGTGAAACGCTGTTGCTTGATGAGCCCACCAACCACCTTGACGCTGACTCGATTATCTGGCTGCGCGACTATTTGCGCACCTACGAGGGCGGTCTCATCGTGATCTCCCACGACAACGAATTCATGCGCGCCATTGTGAACAAGGTTTATCACCTTGACGCCAACCGTGGCGTTCTTGATCAGTACAACATGGGGTGGGACGCCTACCTGCAACAACGGCAAGATGATGAACGCCGCCGCCGCCGGGAGCGTGCAAACGCAGAAAAGAAAGCGTCAGCACTCGTTGCACAGGCAGAGAAGATGCGCGCGAAAGCCACAAAGGCGGTTGCTGCGCAGAACATGTTGAAACGTGCTGAGCGGATGATGGAAGGACTTGATGAACAGCGGGCAGCGGACAAGGTCGCGAAATTGCGGTTTCCAACCCCCGCGCCCTGCGGGCGAGTACCGCTCACCGGTTCTGCGCTGTCAAAAAGCTATGGGTCGTTAGAAGTTTTTACCGGTGTTGACCTCGCAATCGACAGGGGATCCCGAGTGGTGATTCTTGGGTTCAACGGTGCGGGAAAAACAACACTGCTCCGAGTGCTCGCGGGGGTTGAAGAACCCACATCAGGCACTGTTGAAGCAGGCCATGGTCTCAAATTGGGTTACTACGCCCAAGAACATGACACTCTTGATCTTGATCTGACAGTTGTTGAGAATCTGCGCCACGCCGCTCCTGACCTCACCGATACACAAGTACGGTCAGTACTTGGATCATTCCTGTTCTCCGGTGACGACGCAGATAAACCCACCCGCGTGCTTTCTGGTGGTGAAAAGACACGGCTTGCTCTGGCGACCCTCGTGGTGTCCTCAGCAAATGTGCTACTCCTTGACGAACCCACAAACAACCTTGATCCGGCGTCTCGGGCAGAGATCCTGGGGGCGCTTGCTACCTATGAGGGGGCAGTCATTATGGTGACTCACGATGAAGGGGCCGTCGATGCGCTGTCGCCAGACCGAGTATTACTCCTACCCGACGGTGACGAAGACTTGTGGAACGACTCCTACCGCGACCTCGTCGCTCTTGCGTGACGCGACAAGCCCGTCGACCTCAATCAACAAACAAAGAATCCTCGTAGTCCGCATCGACGTCCTTTATGTGTCGCGTCTTTCGTTGCCCCGCACCGTGTTGCTTGCCAGTCCTGGAGGTCCCCTCTTGGGCGTTCAATGCGGCAAAAGGGTTATATTCTGACGATACTGGTGCACGGCGTGAACGGTGTTCCCGCACGACGAGCACAAAGAAACCAGCGCCGGCACCAATAGCAAAGACCCACCACTGCAGTGCGTAGGACAAATGTGACCCGGGGTCCGTGTCAGGTTCGGGCAATGCCCGCATTGCGGTGGTTGGGGCAGGGTCTTCTTCGATCAGTGATCCATAGACATGTTCGTACACCGGCATCGTGGGCCACTGCTCCAACCCGCCATACGTGGCCCCCGCAACCAGCGCATCGGTCACCGTAATGGACTGCACTTGGCCATCAGGTGCGTCACGCCCCACGCGTGCCTCACTGTGGCGAAGATGCACGGTCACTGTCACAAGACCTGTGGGAGGAGCTGGGATCGTCGATGGGCGGGTGACGTCAACGTCATAGGGAACCCAACCACGGTTGACAAGAAGGACAGCACCGTCTTCCGTTTCCAACGGAACTAACACGTGCACGGAAGGTGTTGAAGCGATAGGGCGGTTTCGCAATAACGCTGTTGCCTGTGGTACGTAGGTACCACGCACAGATACTGGTGTCCACACCTGGGAGTCGGAGATCGCGTCGCTAGGGGAGGGAACCACTTCACTCAAAGCAACCGGATCAGCTGAGTAGTTCACCGCAATTGTGTCAATGCGTGCGTCCTTATTGACATGACGACTCCACTGCCAGCGTCCCAACGAAAGACACAAAATCACCACGACAGCGACAGCCAAAGCAATCCCCAACCACTGGAGAAAAGAACGCGGTTGGGACCTCACGCAGGATCCCCTGGGATCACACGGTCAAGCTCAGAAACCGGAACTGTGTCACGCAAGAAATTGCGGGCCCCCAAAAAGCGCTCCAAATGGTCGCGGTGGTCTTGGCACGACAACCACACCTTGCGGCGTTCGGGGGTGTGAATTTTGGGGTTATTCCACAACAGTCCCCACACGGCAACTGCCCGACACCCTTTCCCAGAGCAGATCAACTCGTCGACAGGATCTGCGATTCCTAGCACGTCAGTCATGACTCTCCTTGGAAGGTGGAGTGTTCTCGTCCTCATCACCTGACTGGACAACAGGCGCATCAAGCTGGTGCCACTGCATCGGATTGTCCATAGTATGAGTTGTCAAACGCCCCATGTTTGATCCCACCACGGCGATATATGGAAGGAAAATTGCCGCACCAATAAGTACCCACTGAAGTGCACCCGAGGCAAAATACGCGCCGATGAAACAGGCAAACCGAATGCCCATCTGAATGGAGTACACACGAATGCGACGCCCCTGGTCCTGGGCAAGGGACGTGGGGGCGCTGGTAATCGAGGGAGCAGCAGAACGCCTGTGCACCCACACTATTCTACGCTCCCTGACAATTTTGTAGGATCCCTACGAACTTCACCAGGACATGGCGGGCGTTTCGTTGGCACTGCGGGCAGGCCCTCTTCTATAGATTACCTACAGACCACAGCAACGACGAAGGAGCGCACGTGAGCGAGACCACCACACGAGTTGTCCTAGTGACTGGGGCGAACCGCGGAATCGGGCGAGCCATCGCCGAAGCATTTGTGGCCCAAGGAGACACCGTGGCCACAATCTACCGCAGCGGAGACCTGCCACATGGAGTCCACGGATATGTGGGAGACGTCACCTCCACTACCGACATTGACGCCGCGTTTACCCGCATCGAAGCAGACTTAGGGCCAGTCACAGTTTTGGTCGCCAACGCGGGGATCACCCGTGACCAGCTACTCATGCGCATGAGTGATGAAGAGTTCGACCAGGTTGTGGACGTCAACCTCACTGGTGCGTTCCGGTGTGCACGTCGCGCATCAAAAGGCATGATCAAAGCGCGCAATGGCCGCATCATCTTCATCTCATCCGTCGTTGGCCTATACGGCGGACCTGGCCAAGTAAACTATTCGGCGTCCAAAGCAGGGCTGGTGGGTATGGCACGGTCCATTACCCGCGAACTAGGCTCACGCTCAATCACTGCCAACGTTGTCGCACCAGGGTTCATTAACACGGACATGACCCAAGCTCTGCCTGAAGCAACTCAAAAGACCTACAAGTCCTCCATTCCTGCCGGTCGGTTCGCAGAGCCCCATGAGGTTGCAGCTGCCGTCCAATTCCTCGCTTCCGAGCAGGCCGGATACATTTCTGGTGCCGTCATCCCCGTGGATGGCGGACTGGGAATGGGTCACTAAAAACCTGACGTTCCTGCAGCGTACCCCACCCACTGAAAGGCTCACTATGTCACTTCTGGCCGGTAAAAAAATCCTCATCACCGGGGTGTTAACACAGCACTCGATCGCGTTTCACGTTGCCCGTCTTGCGCAAGAGCAAGGCGCAACCGTCATCCTCACGTCCTTTGGACGACAGATGAAGCTCACGCAAGCTATCGCGAAGCGTCTGCCTGAACCTGCCCCAGTCCTCACCCTGGATGTGACGAATCGCGAGGACCTCGACACGCTGAAAGACCGTGTTCTTGAACACGTTGATGGGCTTGATGGTGTTGTCCATTCCATTGGGTTTGCCCCCCAGTCCGTCATGGGTGGCAACTTCCTCTCGGGGGAATGGGCAGACGTTGCGACGGCTCTGGAAATCTCAGCTTTTTCGTTGAAATCCCTGGCCGTTGCCACTCAACCCCTCATGTCCACTGGTGGTTCTGTGGTGGGATTGACGTTCGACGCGAAGTTCGCGTGGCCGGTGTATGACTGGATGGGGGTGGCGAAAGCAGCCTTCGAATCGACCGCTCGGTATCTTGCGCGTGACCTTGGTCCGCAGGGGATTCGGGTTAACCTCGTATCAGCAGGACCGATCCGCACCACTGCTGCAAAGTCCATTCCGGGCTTTGAACAGATGGAAGGGAACTGGCCCAACCGAGCGCCGCTTGGGTGGGACCAGTCGAACCCGGAACCAACCGCACGCGCGGTGGCAGCATTGCTGTCAGACTGGTTCCCGGCAACAACTGGCGAGATCGTTCATGTAGACGGTGGAGTCCACGCGATGGGACAGTAGGTTGACTTTGACGCACAGCACTCAGCGACTTCTTTTGCTGCGGCACGCGAAAGCAGAACCAGCAGGTGCAGTAACAGACCACATGCGCCCGCTGGCGCTTCGTGGACGCAAACAGGCGCGAGCGGTCGCTGAGGTGCTGGTCACCCACAACCTCATCCCTGATGCAGTGTTGGTGTCCTCAGCTGTGCGCACGAAACAAACGTGGGAGATTCTTGCCGGTGGGTTCGACCATGCACCCGCGAAGGTGAGCTTCCACGATGACCTGTATGTTGCTGGGGTGGACGATGTTCTCAAGCTTGTCGCCACAACCCACGGCAGCACGGTGCTGGTTGTGGGTCATGAGCCGACGATGTCTGCGGTTGCTGAACAACTTGCTGGTGACGGATCGAGCCAGGATGCCTATGCCCAGGTTCGTTTGGGTATCCCGACCGCAACGTTATGTGTCTTGGAATCAGACCAGCCTTTTGGTCAGTGGGAAGCACGTGGAGTGACCCTTACCCAGGTGATCCGGCCCGAGCACTAAGATCATGCGTATCAACCCGTTTCTTGTTCTTGCAGTGGGCATTGCGATGACTGCGTGGGTCGCCGGAGCTCGGGCTTTGTGGGGGCTTCCTGGAAGTCACGCTGTCACCTATCTGGGCGCGGTTGGCCTCCCCATCCTTGTAGGGCATCTCCTGCTCGCCCGTGCGCAAGCACGTGCAAGACGACAGCACACACCTCTTCGTTCTGGTGTGTGGGGTACGCTCGTCGGATCGTGGGTGTGCCTGTTCTTACTTGGTTTGTTCCTGCCTGAACGCGTAGATGGTCACCTCACCCACATCATCGTTGGCACACAAGAACCAGCACGTGGACTGCTCATCGGGTTCGCTAATCCGCTCGGTATTATCGGTGTCGCCTTGCTTATCGCGGCTGTCATCATGGCGAGCCTTGACGCCCGACCACCCCGCCCAAGCGAGGACGACTTACTCGACGCTGCATTCGGAGAATGACATGACCACCACCCGCCTTGTCGTCATGGATGTCGACTCCACACTCATTGAACAAGAAGTCATCGAGCTGATCGCTCAGCACGCAGGGACCTATGAGCTGGTAGCCAACATCACAGAACGCGCGATGCGCGGCGAACTGGATTTTGCGGCATCACTGGCTGCACGGGTAGACACGCTTGCTGGGGTGCACGTGGACGATCTTGCCAAGGTGCGTGATGCGGTCACGTTTAGTCCAGGTGCCCGCGAGTTCATCGCTGAATGCCAGCGCCGTGGGTGGGAAGTCGCACTTGTGTCAGGAGGGTTCACGGAAATCGTGCGCCACCTTGCCCACGAGGTAGGCATTACCAGGTTCCGGGCTAACCATCTGGACGTGGTGGCAAATCGGTTGACGGGACGCACCACTGGCACCATTGTGGACCGCGCCTACAAAGAAACATCTCTGCGCGAGTTTGCGGCCGAGCTGGGTATCCCCATGGATGACACGGTAGCTATTGGTGATGGGGCCAACGACCTTGACATGATCCATGCCGCTGGAATTGGCATCGCCTACAACGCGAAACCTATTGTTGTTGAACAAGCGCCCTACGCGATCTCGGGTTCCCTGATCTCGGCACTTGATGTGATCGACAACCACCCCAAGTAGGTCGAAAGACCCAAGTAATCGTGCCATGATGGTGCCGTGACCACCCATCAGAGCAACGCCAATGGCACGCTACGCATCGGCGTGACAAGTGCTTTGCTTGTGGCGTTGGCTGCAGGGGCGCACGTCTTGGGTGGGGGAGCACTCCATGTGAGTGCCGCCGTGATCGTCGCAGTCATCGTTGCTTTTCTCATCACCATCGTGACACGGGTGTCACCGTTTGTTTCCACTGCCTGGGTGGCACAGTGCGTCACCGCGCTCGCGGCAGTGATGACCCAGTGGGCAGCCCACGCAGTGTTCTCCCTGATGCCACCTGCACCGGTTCACACCAGTGAACTGGGCGGACACCTCGGCCAGGTGGTTCCTGTGGGAATGAGTTATGGCCATCATGCCCATGATGGGGCCATCACCGTGCCGCTTCCACCCCTGCAGGACATCCACAGTGGTGACCATAGTTCCCCATTCATGGTCGTGACACACAGCGCGGCAGCAATGATCACGGTATGGGTCCTGGCTGACATTAATCGGGCGCTGACCCCATTGGGCGCGCTCCTCGCATCCCTATTGACTGCGCTCGTGTGGATCATACGGTTAGCGCCATTGCCGCACGCTGCCACCGTGAAAATCACGACAAGCGCTCACACAGGAAACGCTGGTAGGCGTCACTCGCGCCACCATCACCGACGCGGTCCACCACAACTGACACACCTGGTCATTGCCATCGCACGCACCTAACGCGGTGATGGTGTCAATCTCCCAGTTGTCAAGGAAGTGTCATGCCGTTTCCCCTCTTTTCCCATGCCCACACACCAGTTCGCCCCACACTCACCATCGCTGCCCTTGGTGCAGCCCTGCTTTTGGGTGGGTGTACCGCATCAGAAACCGCGCCACCCACAACCTCACTCACACAGGAAACAAGCACTCACAGTGCATCAGATCTCCTCACCATTGAGTCCGCCTGGGTGAAAGCCGGAACCCAAGGAACAATGACCGGTCTGTTTTTGTCCCTCACCAATACCGGCGACACCGCGTTGACCCTGACCAGTGCACACAGCGACAGTGCCACCATGATGGAGTTACACGACACCGTCGCGGCAGACGACGGATCAACCACCATGGTCGAAGTAGATGGTGGGTTCACCATCGCACCAGGTGACACGATGATCCTTGAACCAGGTGGGCGCCACCTCATGCTCATGGGGCTAACCAACGACCTCATCGCTGGAGACACCCTTGATGTCACCCTCACGTTCAACGACGGTTCCTCCACCACCATCAACGCCCCGATCCGCGAGGTTGATGGCGCCCAAGAAACGTACGAACACCAAGAAACCGACATGAGTGGCCATGACAAGTGACCGCGAACCACACCTGACTCGCAGACAATGGCTCACTTCAGCCGCGGTCATTGGTGGAACAGCGGTCGCTGGTGGCTCCCTGGGCGGAATTCTTCACCATTCCCAGGGGGCCACCA
This window encodes:
- a CDS encoding copper chaperone PCu(A)C, with the translated sequence MPFPLFSHAHTPVRPTLTIAALGAALLLGGCTASETAPPTTSLTQETSTHSASDLLTIESAWVKAGTQGTMTGLFLSLTNTGDTALTLTSAHSDSATMMELHDTVAADDGSTTMVEVDGGFTIAPGDTMILEPGGRHLMLMGLTNDLIAGDTLDVTLTFNDGSSTTINAPIREVDGAQETYEHQETDMSGHDK